The following proteins are encoded in a genomic region of Primulina huaijiensis isolate GDHJ02 chromosome 3, ASM1229523v2, whole genome shotgun sequence:
- the LOC140973699 gene encoding protein FAR1-RELATED SEQUENCE 5-like, with amino-acid sequence MEVNIGDDQQFIPQVADDRKSKIGMKFLSLEDAFLFYNQYAREAGFSARISNSKKNKITNEVVWKKFVCFKEGRTDENRSNKQEKCDQPKNERARGEVRTGCKSKISIVKKQTGPNWIVSTFMESHNHPLSTPSKVHLLRSHRNISASKKALTQQFSEANVPTCQQLRLLEIEYGGPEHVGCTERDIRNFEKKLRDEQKGIDAETLIEFFASEKDKNSSFFFDYETYSDKRFSMCFWADPVSRRANCVFGDVVVFDTTYNTNKYGMIFAPFVGVNHHHQTIVFGCGFLTDEKTQSFVWLFNKFIEAMPNGAPNVIITDQDPAMAKAIAQVFPKTVHRYCLWHILNKFPDKLNPMTFRDHYRSIKNVIQNSTTPDEFEKSWEDVIKCANLEQNDWLSLMYELRQKWVPIYFNHIFCAGMSSSQRSESSHAFFKRYVSNKNSLMDFITRFNRALRHQRHNELVADHIDMNEHPKIKTNWPMEAQMVKVYTKKNMWSFKVKCVRVMVITCNKYV; translated from the coding sequence ATGGAAGTAAATATCGGTGATGATCAGCAATTCATTCCCCAAGTTGCAGACGATCGAAAGTCAAAAATTGGGATGAAATTCTTATCATTAGAGGATGCATTTTTGTTCTATAACCAATACGCACGAGAAGCAGGATTTAGCGCAAGAATAAGCAATAGCAAGAAAAATAAGATAACAAATGAAGTTGTTTGGAAGAAATTTGTATGCTTTAAAGAAGGGCGTACAGACGAAAATCGGTcgaataaacaagaaaaatgtGATCAACCGAAAAATGAAAGAGCTCGCGGCGAAGTTAGAACTGGATGtaagtcaaagatttcaattgtCAAGAAACAAACTGGTCCTAATTGGATTGTCAGTACATTCATGGAAAGCCATAATCATCCACTCTCGACTCCTTCGAAGGTGCATTTACTACGCTCACATCGTAATATTTCGGCATCAAAGAAAGCATTGACTCAACAGTTTTCAGAAGCCAATGTGCCAACTTGTCAACAACTGCGATTATTGGAAATAGAGTATGGAGGGCCCGAGCATGTAGGTTGTACTGAAAGAGATATTAGAAACTTTGAGAAAAAGCTAAGAGATGAACAAAAGGGTATCGATGCCGAAACACTGATTGAGTTCTTTGCATCTGAGAAAGACAAGAATTCCTCATTTTTCTTTGATTATGAGACTTATTCAGATAAAAGATTTAGCATGTGTTTTTGGGCAGATCCTGTGTCAAGGAGGGCAAACTGTGTATTTGGTGATGTTGTGGTGTTTGATACGACGTATAACACTAATAAATATGGTATGATTTTCGCACCATTTGTGGGAgttaatcatcatcatcagaCAATTGTGTTTGGTTGCGGTTTTTTAACTGACGAGAAAACTCAGTCTTTTGTTTGGTTGTTTAACAAATTCATAGAAGCAATGCCTAACGGTGCACCAAACGTGATAATCACTGACCAAGATCCTGCTATGGCGAAAGCCATTGCACAAGTTTTCCCTAAAACAGTGCATCGATATTGTTTGTGGCACATATTGAACAAATTCCCAGATAAATTAAACCCTATGACTTTTCGTGACCATTATCGAAGCATAAAGAATGTCATTCAAAATTCCACAACACCTGATGAATTTGAGAAGTCGTGGGAAGATGTTATCAAGTGTGCTAACTTGGAGCAAAATGATTGGTTGTCATTGATGTATGAATTGCGACAGAAGTGGGTGCCAATATATTTTAACCATATATTTTGTGCTGGAATGTCAAGTAGTCAGAGATCTGAAAGTTCACATGCATTTTTCAAGAGGTACGTCTCTAATAAGAATTCATTGATGGATTTTATCACCCGTTTCAATAGGGCACTCCGGCACCAAAGGCACAATGAGTTAGTTGCTGACCATATTGATATGAATGAGCATCCCAAGATCAAGACAAACTGGCCAATGGAAGCTCAAATGGTTAAGGTGTATACGAAAAAAAATATGTGGAGTTTCAAAGTGAAATGTGTGAGAGTCATGGTTATTACGTGCAACAAGTATGTGTAG